A portion of the Malassezia japonica chromosome 3, complete sequence genome contains these proteins:
- the SOG2 gene encoding RAM signaling network component (COG:S; EggNog:ENOG503NWQU) yields MDGPQALLSPPPLRRPVQTPSSAESGRGLRQLSLPTVGATQAAADAAAAARRVESHSSPAGDASEPLDAQRTRYFRRLSAMPPVVNVEPVPPPILKFMDAARGVLFALSQIYNALKQHISVSNDERLVAHFQRVLSLAGISMNMLISALDRLDTATQLGVPEPPVIRGVLDACSESVRTFRRAVSMLHAQLPQLEESVDVRFSRTLLLMLYGSVAELRNSAAIMAPHVEEVAPYLAQDAAEESDMPWRTRSRSRPPASDASFETMDTTSDSAFSPVTSTPLPKHRTLRTKPSSSMMRSPASPVHTRKALASPRTTGTPSSSSSLPQLKMRSSPSVREVPVIDVTLQSLLEQVTAQAVQVWTDLHAHIHTHSSELSAAEETNAKRLRDVDEMCTGTLDQTRRLQATLASLPDDAWRARPPSPECQQLWEEANHFVRAIIHISTLIKAVAVHYPFPRDLMRAVGELNQGCSALAAQLHSSVHRV; encoded by the exons ATGGACGGTCCGCAGGCGCTGttgtcgccgccgccgctgcggcggccaGTTCAGACGCCGTCGAGTGCAGAATCAGGGCGCGGACTGCGGCAGCTGAGCCTACCGACAgtcggcgcgacgcaggccgcggcggacgcggcggcggccgcgcgccgtgtcgaGTCGCACAGCAGCCCTGCCGGCGATGcgagcgagccgctcgacgcgcagcgcacgcgctaCTTTAGGCGCCTCTCGGCGATGCCACCGGTGGTCAACGTGGAGCCGGTGCCTCCCCCGATTTTAAAATTCatggacgcggcgcgcggcgtgctttTTGCGCTTTCGCAGATCTACAATGCACTGAAGCAGCATATTTCCGTGTCGAacgacgagcggctcgtTGCGCATTTCCAGCGTGTGCTGAGCCTCGCTGGCATCTCGATGAACATGCTCATCAGCGcactcgaccgcctcgacaccgccacgcagctcggcgtgcccgAGCCGCCAGTGatccgcggcgtgctcgacgcgtgcaGCGAGAGTGTGCGCACGTTTCGGCGCGCGGTCTCGAtgctgcacgcgcagcTCCCCCAGCTCGAAGAGagcgtcgacgtgcgcttCTCCCGCACCCTCCTGCTGATGCTTTACGGGAgtgtcgccgagctgcggaACAGCGCTGCGATCATGGCCCCCCACGTCGAAGAGGTCGCGCCGTACCTCGCGCAAGACGCTGCCGAAGAGAGCGACATGccgtggcgcacgcgctcgcgcagccgccCCCCCGCATCCGATGCGTCGTTCGAGACGATGGACACCACGTCCGACTCGGCCTTTTCGCCGGTGACCTCGACGCCTCTTCCCAAGCACCGGACGCTACGCACGAAAccctcgagctcgatgatgcgctcgccggcgtctCCTGTACATACACGCAAGGCGCTTGCGTCCCCCCGCAcgaccggcacgccgtcgtcctcgtcgagtcTTCCTCAGCTCAAGATGCGttcgtcgccgagcgtgcgcgaaGTGCCTGTGATCGATGTCACACTCCAATCGCTTTTGGAGCAGGTCACGGCACAGGCCGTGCAGGTCTGGACCGACCTGCACGCGCACATTCATACCCACTCGTCCGAGCTCTCGGCCGCGGAAGAGACCAACgccaagcgcctgcgcgacgtcgacgagatGTGCACCGGCACACTCGACCAGACGCGGCGCCTACAGGCCACGCTCGCATCCCTGCCCGAcgacgcgtggcgcgcacggccgcccTCGCCCGAGTGCCAGCAGCTGTGGGAGGAAGCGAATCACTTTGTtcgc GCCATTATACATATCTCGACGCTGATCAAGGCTGTCGCTGTACACTACCCCTTCCCGCGCGACCTAatgcgcgccgtcggcgagctgaaCCAGGGCTGCTccgccctcgccgcgcagctccatAGCAGTGTCCACCGTGTGTAG
- a CDS encoding uncharacterized protein (COG:Z; EggNog:ENOG503NW6M), protein MFDDHALPQCALGKGPSDVPRRTPSPTTRARSPPLKESRDERAGRWTDKSMRARGTQPMRDVILLGLDADVDADKLRLLVSALADAANARLAAPPSDVTVIRDRNTGASKGFGFAKFDTLEDAKRFVNIHAPFINNPEQWLGLPPGGTAENKMRRKRIKIDYSSSERPQGGVSYYEQHNAPGCKDQQKRQRARRTREHEQAEHDAQVDVGNENAGMRDASAVATEMLLVTQLGAEASAADVGAALQTLPAYATNGGQQLADALAHLEQVMLVRDRATGASQQRAMALFRNKDAARICLAALRSQALFPQGVAIGAGAVRTSFADAIVFEEADPYDPTSAPWTYTDAANRTWRYEDEALGLEVWEAAAVPPTPSAVSSPSTSPRSSVSLPSETLAPIVANGTTYFLPDERRASVEYVTPSHRALRTLDFSDMQRRICLLCQRQFKSQELLARHATESALHRANLAAEETCRAGAARVHACHTHLAKENAERAAPLPGKAQPVPEPRRAALQPMGWNAADIDALAVGYAAPTYAAHEFVPAHHPMYPPFAGLPDIDTAPDVYESNPGATRAEDAYESASDDEVAAPGDEVERASLDPKAAQAHFRRGAPVVHEGTETPLARLLRLQDEARALEEALAAEPERSEHRGALQLLERIERLAQQREDRMPPLDAPATVALIHTLGKTQAQGPTKDDAAPPSELALRLAELEQCIGPVDGAEDIVPLTTTLARLESQIQLLAQPRHLDAIVHRAKLASSELERLAESRKRMAQHEDVSSETLAKVSELHALQTRIEPLIPLAPALLARLEALAPLHASASDAASRVASIEQAQGSQKSRVAELHEPGRAASAPCAA, encoded by the exons ATGTTTGACGACCACGCCTTGCCGCAATGTGCCCTGGGTAAGGGGCCGAGTGATGTGccccgccgcacgccgtcgccgacgacccgTGCGCGTTCCCCCCCCCTGAAGGAAAGCCGCGATGAGCGTGCGGGTCGCTGGACCGACAAAagcatgcgcgcgcgcggcacccAGCCCATGCGCGACGTCATCCTGCtgggcctcgacgcggacgtcgacgcggacaAGCTGCGCTTGCTGGTGAGCGCGCTTGCCGATGCGGCcaacgcgcgcctcgccgcgccgccgtcggaCGTGACGGTGATCCGCGACCGCAACACGGGCGCGTCGAAAGGCTTTGGCTTTGCCAAGTTtgacacgctcgaggacgccAAGCGCTTTGTGAATATCCATGCCCCCTTTATCAACAACCCCGAGCAGTGGCTCGGCCtgccgccgggcggcaccgccgagaacaagatgcgccgcaagcgcatcAAGATCGACTACAGCAGCAGCGAGCGGCCGCAGGGCGGCGTGTCCTACTACGAGCAGCACAACGCGCCAGGCTGCAAAGACCAGCAgaagcgccagcgcgcgcgccgtacgcgcgagcacgagcaggcggagcacgacgcgcaggTCGATGTCGGCAACGAAAATGCGGGCATGCGTGACGCCTCGGCGGTCGCGACCGAGATGCTGCTCGTGACCCAGCTCGGGGCCGaggccagcgccgccgacgtcggtgctgcgctgcagacgctaCCGGCCTATGCCACGAACGGcggccagcagctcgccgatgcgctcgcacacctcgagcaggtcatgctcgtgcgcgaccgcgcgacgggcgcgtcgcagcagcgtgccaTGGCCCTCTTCCGCAACAaggacgcagcgcgcatCTGCctggccgcgctgcgcagccaGGCGCTCTTCCCGCAAGGCGTCGCGATCGGCGCAggtgccgtgcgcacctcgttTGCGGACGCCATCGTGTTTGAAGAGGCGGACCCCTACGACcccacgagcgcgccgtggaCCTATACCGATGCCGCGAACCGGACGTGGCGctacgaggacgaggcgttGGGCCTCGAGGTGTGGGAGGCTGCTGCCGTGCCCCCCACGCCCTCGGCCGTCTcttcgccgagcacctcgccgcgctcctcggtgtcgctgccgagcgagacgcTGGCGCCGATCGTTGCGAACGGCACGACCTACTTCCTccccgacgagcgccgcgcgagcgtcgagtacgtcacgccgtcgcaccgcgcgctgcgtacgcTCGACTTTAGCGAcatgcagcgccgcatctGCCTCCTGTGCCAGCGCCAGTTCAAGTCGCaggagctgcttgcgcggcacgcgaccgagtcggcgcTCCACCGCGCGAACCTCGCGGCGGAGGAGacgtgccgcgcaggcgccgcgcgcgtgcacgccTGCCACACGCACCTTGCCAAGGAGAAtgcggagcgcgccgcgccgctcccgGGCAAGGCGCAGCCTGTGCCggagccgcgccgcgccgcgctgcagcccATGGGCTGGAACGCGGCGGATATCGACGCGCTTGCCGTGGGCTATGCCGCGCCTACctacgctgcgcacgagtTCGTGCCGGCCCACCACCCGATGTACCCCCCCTTTGC TGGACTGCCCGATATT GACACGGCGCCGGACGTGTACGAATCGAATCCGGGTGCGACACGCGCAGAAGACGCGTACGAAAGcgcgtcggacgacgaggtcgcggcgccgggcgacgaggtggaGCGTGCCTCGCTCGATCCCAAGGCCGCCCAAGCGCACTTTcggcggggcgcgccggtggTGCACGAGGGCACCGAGACGCCcctcgcgcggctgctgcgcctccaggacgaggcgcgtgcgttagaagaggcgctcgctgccgagcccgagcgcagcgagcacCGGggggcgctgcagctcctcgagcgcatcgagcgattggcgcagcagcgcgaggaccgcatgccgccgctcgacgcgcccgcgACCGTTGCGCTGATCCACACGCTGGGCAAGACACAGGCGCAGGGCCCGACCAaggacgacgccgcgcccccgtccgagcttgcgctgcgcctcgccgagctcgagcagtgCATCGGGCCGGTGGACGGTGCGGAGGATATCGTGCCGCTCACGACGACGcttgcgcgtctcgagTCGCAGATCCAGCTCCTGGCCCAGCCGcggcacctcgacgcgatcGTGCACCGTGCCAAGctcgcctcgtccgagctcgagcggctgGCCGAGAGCCGCAAACGcatggcgcagcacgaggacgtctcgagcgagacgctcgccaaggtAAGCGagctgcatgcgctgcagacgcgcATCGAGCCGCTGATTCCGCtggcgcctgcgctgctcgcgcgcctcgaagcgcttgcgccgctgcacgcgtCCGCATccgacgccgcgtcgcgcgtcgcgagcatCGAGCAGGCCCAAGGGTCGCAAAAGAGCCGCGTGGCCGAGCTAC ACGAACCTGGCCGCGCTGCaagcgcgccttgcgcggcTTGA
- the CWH41 gene encoding mannosyl-oligosaccharide glucosidase (EggNog:ENOG503NVNE; COG:G; SECRETED:SignalP(1-16)) codes for MWKAAAALVLAAVAAAGDVSWGTYRPQVYLGLRPTLPDSVLTGLAYFSTRHATELQRMRHSTEDDDGVRFYRWTHHDGRAFGIQEIVDDGLNYRLETSFVKTDYDDHPGSWAVRVNGTVLDTTQPAELSVLYYVGRESGDAKLGAVQGDDGPIIKGTHPAFGAFAMHTAAPHGERTGDGEAHYEGLRVPTHEVWRAKDHLTGAFTERYQALASRGEKMAELPAADIFQLDDRAPAGATLYALQRTFRGDFVMDIFFESDATPKGARLDSDSLTVALQHRREAYETAFQRKFGLDAFEKEDVDIARELTAQIVGGIGYFSGSSLVDRRGFDDNGLVLHEPSKAEPTREPTRELLTATPSRSFFPRGFYWDEGFHQAHIGAWDPELCMDLFASWTSLIDDDGWVGREQILGAEARSRVPEEFQVQFPQFANPPALIMGLEGYLDRLDNAADVGGVGGQAAYALNTTHDLASLYEPWRRHYHWFRRTQRGQIKQWDRSATSREAYRWRGRSATHVLTSGLDDYPRAATPHVGELHLDLHAWMGGFARAMRRFAQHLGIDDDVEEYERHLEDIQANLYDLHWDEERQMFCDASVDEDDMPYLECHQGYVSLFPLLMELLEPDAPALGATLDMLGDEAQLWSPHGIRSLSAAHPMYGTGEDYWRSAIWIPINYLVLRALHAYAAVPGPYQTRSGELYAALRGNLIRTVLNEYKRTGYTWEQYDAATGAGRRNRPFAGWTSMVVLIMAEQYP; via the coding sequence ATGTGGaaggcggcagcggcgctggTGCTGGCCGCGGtagcggcggcgggcgacgtgtCGTGGGGCACGTACCGGCCACAGGTGTACCTGGGCCTGCGGCCGACGCTCCCAGACTCGGTGCTCACCGGCCTTGCGTACTTTTCGACGCGTCACGCGAcggagctgcagcgcatgcggcACTCgaccgaggacgacgacggtgTCCGATTCTATCGATGGACGCACCACGACGGGCGCGCATTCGGTATACAAGAGATTGTGGATGACGGACTGAACTATCGTTTGGAGACGTCGTTTGTCAAGACGGACTATGACGACCACCCGGGCAGCTGGGCCGTGCGGGTGAACGGCACGGTGCTCGACACGACGCagcccgccgagctctCGGTGCTGTACTACGTAGGGCGCGAGTCGGGCGacgccaagctcggcgcggtgcaggGCGACGATGGGCCGATCATCAAGGGCACGCACCCCGCGTTCGGAGCGTTTGCCATGCACACCGCTGCACcccacggcgagcgcacgggcgacggcgaggcacACTACGAAGGCCTGCGTGTGCCGACCCACGAAGTGTGGCGCGCAAAAGATCACCTCACGGGCGCGTTTACCGAGCGCTACCAGGCGcttgcgtcgcgcggcgaaAAGATGGCGGAGCTGCCCGCGGCCGACATCTTCCAGCTGGACgaccgcgcgccggcgggcgcgacgctctatgcgctccagcgcaccTTTCGCGGCGACTTTGTGATGGACATCTTCTTCGAGTCGGACGCAACGCCCAagggcgcgcgcctcgactcggactcgctcacggtcgcgctgcagcaccgccgcgaggcgtATGAAACCGCGTTCCAGCGCAAGTTTGGGCTGGATGCGTTCGAAAAGGAGGACGTAGAcattgcgcgcgagctcacTGCGCAGATCGTCGGCGGCATCGGCTACTTTTCCGGCTCgagcctcgtcgaccgccgcggATTCGACGACAATGGCCtcgtgctgcacgagccGAGCAAGGCGGagccgacgcgcgagccgacgcgcgagctgctcaccgcaacgccgtcgcgctccttctTTCCCCGCGGCTTTTACTGGGACGAAGGCTTCCACCAGGCGCACATTGGCGCATGGGACCCCGAGCTGTGCATGGACCTCTTTGCTTCCTGGACGTCGCTCattgacgacgacggctGGGTCGGCCGCGAGCAGATTCTCGGCGCAGAAGCCCGCTCGCGTGTCCCGGAAGAGTTCCAGGTGCAGTTCCCCCAGTTTGCGAATCCCCCTGCGCTGATCATGGGCCTCGAGGGCTACCTCGATCGCCTGGACAATGCGGCGGACGTCGGGGGGGTCGGCGGCCAGGCCGCGTACGCGCTCAACACGACGCACGACCTCGCGTCGCTGTACGAGCCATGGCGCAGGCACTACCACTGGttccgccgcacgcagcgcggccagATCAAGCAATGGgaccgcagcgcgacgtcgcgcgaggcgtATCGCTGGCGCGGCCGCTCTGCGACGCATGTCCTGACGagcggcctcgacgactACCCCcgtgccgcgacgccgcacgtcggcgagctgcacctcgacctgcACGCGTGGATGGGCGGCTTTGCGCGGGCAATGCGCCgctttgcgcagcacctcggcatagacgacgacgtcgaggaGTACGAGCGCCACCTCGAGGATATCCAGGCGAATCTCTACGACCTGCACtgggacgaggagcgccagaTGTTCTGCGACGCGtccgtcgacgaggacgacatGCCGTACCTCGAGTGCCACCAAGGCTACGTGAGCCTCTTTCCGCTGCTCAtggagctcctcgagccggacgcgcccgcgctcggcgcgacgctcgacatgctcggcgacgaggcgcagctctGGTCGCCGCACGGCATCCGCAGCctcagcgccgcgcatcccATGTacggcaccggcgaggaCTACTGGCGCAGTGCGATCTGGATCCCGATCAACTATCTCGTGCTGCGTGCACTGCACGCCTACGCCGCCGTTCCCGGGCCGTACCAGACGCGATCCGGCGAGCTGTacgctgcgctccgcgGAAACTTGATCCGCACCGTCCTAAACGAGTACAAGCGGACGGGGTATACCTGGGAGCAGTacgacgcggcgaccggcgccggtcgccgcAACCGCCCCTTTGCTGGATGGACCTCGATGGTGGTCCTCATCATGGCCGAGCAGTATCCGTAG
- the SMI1 gene encoding Cell wall assembly regulator (COG:G; EggNog:ENOG503NV8B): MQRESAYAQPYDRAEPSALSTMSLPSMVFPQRGADAHSLPTHMRKSGTVIRAWTQILRFCDTSYEELRDTLNWGATEQEVDALQAGLGQALPLAVREWLYCCNGQEVESTGSCSDGLFFGLPFLTTDAILREWQFWRYVDNDPQSGANPGLRKRMKSCPERWVRREYSCPGWIPLVTDHMGNYLGVDLMPEPSGGGGAGQVIVFGRDFDTKVVLYGCDGQDGWAKFLQLLADELEAGTSFQLERPEDSDGDEDTIGYEGYFTGGTSGAKGGGTDRAGEPSAGFFLVGEYKNWPVLECWADRATRRWEAAGMATERTDAESSTQPLATPTRPDAHAPPLGTPSTPNASLDPLDPLHVTPVDMPLPQHPGASASSPTGSPRRRERREKAARPRTIPAPQPLLDLPTIEEVRAIEATEQARADAQPPSRMGALRDMAAFSLAPAYRTMPPRGAAPQGESVELAFRSSSDAAREGSPVPHHPAVVGLRGSRNRTLADASDEENAAMRSTARLIDAHPPDHIVDSPRSTPRTAPSEHIVAIDEGVVPA, translated from the coding sequence ATGCAGCGTGAGTCTGCGTATGCGCAGCCGTACGACCGCGCCGAACCGAGCGCGCTGTCAACCATGTCACTGCCGTCGATGGTCTTTccccagcgcggcgcggacgcgcactcgctgccgacgcacATGCGCAAAAGCGGCACGGTGATACGTGCATGGACCCAGATCCTGCGATTCTGTGATACGAGCtacgaggagctgcgcgataCCCTGAACTGGGGCGCGACCGAGCAGGaggtcgatgcgctccaggCCGGACTGGGCCAGGCGCTTCCCCTTGCGGTGCGCGAGTGGTTGTACTGCTGCAATGGCCAGGAGGTCGAGTCGACCGGCTCGTGCAGCGACGGCCTCTTTTTCGGCCTGCCGTTCCTCACCACCGATGCGATTCTGCGCGAGTGGCAGTTTTGGCGGTACGTCGACAACGATCCACAGTCCGGCGCGAACCCTGGGCTGCGCAAGCGGATGAAGAGCTGCCCCGAGCGCtgggtgcgccgcgagtaCTCGTGCCCCGGCTGGATCCCGCTGGTGACCGACCACATGGGCAATTACCTCGGTGTGGACCTCAtgcccgagccgagcggcggcggcggtgcaggccAGGTGATTGTGTTTGGCCGCGACTTTGATACCAAGGTGGTGCTGTACGGCTGCGACGGCCAGGACGGCTGGGCCAAGTTTttgcagctgctcgccgacgagctcgaagCCGGGACCTCGttccagctcgagcgccccgaggacagcgacggcgacgaagATACGATTGGGTACGAAGGCTACTTTACCGGAGgaacgagcggcgcaaaaggcggcggcaccgaccgcgccggcgagcccAGCGCGGGCTTCTTCCTGGTCGGCGAATACAAAAACTGGCCGGTGCTCGAGTGCTGGGCGGACCGTGCAACACGGCGCTGGGAGGCGGCGGGCATGGCCAccgagcgcaccgacgcggaGAGCAGCACGCAGCCGCTCGCTACGCCGACACGGCCAGACGCCCACGccccgccgctcggcacgccgtcgacgcccaacgcgtcgctcgacccGCTCGACCCCCTGCATGTGACGCCGGTCGACAtgccgctgccgcagcACCCGGGCGCGTctgcctcgtcgcccaccggctcgccgcgccgccgggaGCGTCGCGAAAAGGCCGCGCGCCCACGCACGAtcccggcgccgcagccccTGCTCGATCTGCCGACCATCGAGGAGGTGCGCGCAATCGAGGCgaccgagcaggcgcgcgcggatGCCCAGCCGCCGAGCCGTATGGGCGCGCTGCGGGACATGGCCGCTTTTTCGCTTGCGCCAGCGTACCGCACCATGCCGCCAcggggcgccgcgccgcaaggcgaATCCGTCGAGCTTGCCTttcgctcgagctccgatgcggcgcgcgagggctcgccggtgccgcaTCATCcggccgtcgtcggcctgcgtggctcgcgcaaccgcacgctcgccgacgcgagcgacgaggaaaacgcggcgatgcgcagcaccgcacGCCTCATCGACGCACATCCGCCGGACCACATTGTAGATTCTCCACGCtccacgccgcgcaccgcgccgagcgagcacATCGtcgcgatcgacgaggGAGTTGTTCCGGCATAG
- a CDS encoding uncharacterized protein (TransMembrane:11 (i202-220o248-276i288-307o327-346i380-405o417-438i445-463o475-499i528-548o568-595i616-637o); EggNog:ENOG503NYJ7; COG:S), translating into MARSNASLPGAAGPSLPGTPVGWQADAHEWDPMLDDESSDEDDELPRLDWREASPVPFPSPQPERSERQTLAERLGFTLDGRWPQLSSGNVFWGFGRQRQRRRPRTHGEYGALGGAPQPAFSPSGVRIASDPNAQNTGRLTRMHPVGYRSNVAAHDVDSSEHLVLPVPASPSMQPRRILEHAFRPSSAAIDGVLGSWVRRNLVLIWLPVLLVLVWCGVPFPKREAYDTGDETDGTTGDPDEAWVNANFWFFLFWYFGCYVAVALIFITQLFTLYRLNWWPTALGAKTSYAFFWSLSLVCGYLMHLFNPLRIRVPDDGEAQWQLKTEWVFLAFATMAMPACVCFIGLRRKGRQRYRPMLTDVQKPFATSDGWRIPASYRRFCWFMLTMALNLLTLLAGQGYAILYLETLPHTGLDGTLYVAFWMFTVLALSAVTQWIMAEKVRSRALLFVFRYFYFMVYFIFYRNLFARLRSFDQFALIQLLSSAWVCLWYPLTMSPLWLKFLNRFNSRQVPWEEHAEKISLFFYLRNIAQHTTMLAFLGWLSILHFGINQPLYPFFAFDDDDPYNYKLTMLGSLVIWASEFASIWVTTGICWLLYGVNMAQVGLAEMRLYPELVPTCVWTSLHVLMNMLFFLIQLNFS; encoded by the coding sequence ATGGCGCGCTCCAATGCGTCCttgccgggcgcggcgggcccCAGCCTGCCGGGCACGCCGGTGGGGTGGCAggccgatgcgcacgaGTGGGATCcgatgctcgacgacgagtcgagcgacgaggacgacgagctgccgcgcctcgactggcgcgaggcgtcgcCGGTGCCGTTTCCCTCGCCGCAGCCCGAACGGAGCGAGCgccagacgctcgcggAGCGCCTGGGCTTTACGCTGGACGGGCGGTGGCCGCAGCTTTCGTCGGGCAACGTGTTCTGGGGCTTTGGgcgccagcgccagcggcggcggccgcgcacgcacggcgAGTACGGCGCactgggcggcgcgccgcagccggcgTTTAGCCCGTCGGGCGTGCGCATAGCGAGCGACCCAAATGCGCAGAATACAGGGCGCCTGACGCGTATGCACCCGGTGGGGTACCGCAGCAATGTCGCGGCACACGATGTCGACTCGAGCGAGCACCTCGTACTGCCGGtgcccgcgtcgccgtcgatgcagccgcggcgcatctTGGAGCACGCGTTCCGGCCAAGCAGTGCGGCGATCGACGGGGTGCTCGGCAGCtgggtgcgccgcaaccTCGTGCTCATCTGGCTGCCGGTGCTCTTGGTGCTCGTGTggtgcggcgtgccgtttcccaagcgcgaggcgtacgaCACCGGTGACGAGACGGACGGCACGACGGGTGaccccgacgaggcgtgggTGAATGCCAACTTTTGGTTCTTCTTGTTCTGGTACTTTGGGTGCTACGTGGCGGTGGCGCTAATCTTTATCACGCAGCTCTTTACGCTGTACCGCCTGAACTGGTGGCCGACGGCGCTGGGTGCCAAGACCTCGTACGCCTTCTTCTGGTCGCTAAGTCTCGTGTGCGGCTACTTGATGCACCTCTTCAACCCCCTGCGCATCCGCGTGCCagacgacggcgaggcgcagtgGCAGCTCAAGACCGAGTGGGTGTTTCTCGCGTTTGCGACCATGGCCATGCCGGCGTGCGTCTGCTTCAtcggcctgcggcgcaagggGCGGCAGCGCTACCGCCCGATGCTCACGGATGTGCAGAAACCGTTTGCGACCAGCGACGGATGGCGCATTCCCGCGTCGTACCGCCGCTTTTGTTGGTTCATGCTGACCATGGCGCTGAACCTGCTTACGCTCCTTGCAGGCCAGGGCTATGCGATCCTGtacctcgagacgctgccgcacaccggcctcgacggcaCGCTCTACGTCGCGTTCTGGATGTTTACCGTGCTGGCCCTCAGCGCGGTGACGCAATGGATCATGGCGGAAAAggtgcgcagccgcgcgctcctgtTCGTTTTCCGCTACTTTTACTTTATGGTGTACTTTATCTTTTACCGGAACTTGtttgcgcgcctgcgcagcttTGACCAGTTTGCGCTGATCCAGCTGCTCAGCTCCGCGTGGGTGTGCCTGTGGTACCCGCTGACCATGTCGCCGCTGTGGCTCAAGTTCCTCAACCGATTCAACTCGCGGCAGGTGCCGTGGGAAGAGCATGCGGAAAAGATCAGTCTCTTTTTCTACCTGCGCAACATTGCGCAGCACACCACGATGCTCGCGTTCCTCGGCTGGCTCTCGATCCTGCACTTTGGCATCAACCAGCCCCTGTACCCGTTCTTTGCgttcgacgacgacgatccGTACAACTACAAACTCACAAtgctcggctcgctcgtGATCTGGGCCTCGGAGTTTGCCTCGATCTGGGTCACGACGGGCATCTGCTGGCTCTTGTACGGCGTCAACATGGCGCAGGTCGGTCTCGCGGAAATGCGGCTCTACCccgagctcgtgccgaCGTGCGTCTGGACCAGTCTGCACGTCCTGATGAATATGCTCTTCTTCCTCATCCAGCTCAACTTTTCGTAA